The genomic region GGTAACACTCCTCGTCGAAGGCAGTGAATCCGTTGCATATGAAGCAGTGGCGATTCCTATACGTTGCTGCACCGTGACACACACGGGCCGTGTACGACTCGCACATATTCCGGACTTGGACGTCCATCCACTTCTCGTTGCATTGGCTAACGACCCCAAATTTGCAGCTTCTTAGCAACGAGTACACATCCCGTGGTGGTCGGAACTGCAGGTTACATACGAATCGCTCTCCCTTAAATTCCAGGCCCCATTTCTTAGTTTTGGGGTCGAAGGATAACAGTTCAGCAATCAAGTCGTCGGACTTTGCCGTGTTGAAGTTGTCACACTGGAATTCGGCATTCCATATGTTGAAGGAGTCGACAACGATATCGCGGTTACACGCTGCGCAGTACCAATTTCGGTAGGTTATGTTGGTACTTCTGCTGGTGAGAGGGGCGTCGAGGAGAGGCACTCCGTATGTGAAGTCTGGCCGTTCGCAGCGCTCGCGTACTTCGGCGTCCTGCCAGGTACTGGGGCAGTGCTGCACCTCGTATAGCACGTACCCGAACTCGTGGGCACAGGTGAAGGGAGATCCGGCAAGTACCTGTTCCTCCGGCTTGAAGTGCGGGGAACTGCGACAGCAGTCTCGGTATCGTGCGCATTGAGCATCGCAGGCGCACACGTCCTGGTTCGACTCTCCTGCCACACAGTCTGGCCTAGAACCAAGACCAGAGATCCGGATTAACGGATTTCATAAACTGTGTTTCGTTCGGCGTTGCCAGATCAGGACTTGGACAATTAACGTGAAGTAGAAGTCGTCGCTAAATACTCGTAAACTAACAGTTTGGATAGAG from Periplaneta americana isolate PAMFEO1 chromosome 15, P.americana_PAMFEO1_priV1, whole genome shotgun sequence harbors:
- the LOC138714992 gene encoding uncharacterized protein isoform X2; protein product: MAWCKPLLRLTTTLLLMEIFTAASENVTEGSVFAPTTELWPSEPDCVAGESNQDVCACDAQCARYRDCCRSSPHFKPEEQVLAGSPFTCAHEFGYVLYEVQHCPSTWQDAEVRERCERPDFTYGVPLLDAPLTSRSTNITYRNWYCAACNRDIVVDSFNIWNAEFQCDNFNTAKSDDLIAELLSFDPKTKKWGLEFKGERFVCNLQFRPPRDVYSLLRSCKFGVVSQCNEKWMDVQVRNMCESYTARVCHGAATYRNRHCFICNGFTAFDEECYPVVGTSTTSKPLIVGGQSFTLLLDWKRLKRSSCAKSEVFDPIYRVCRKVYM